The following coding sequences are from one Mycoplasma mycoides subsp. capri window:
- the ptsS gene encoding phosphate ABC transporter substrate-binding protein: MQKIKKSDNKTKKQFKHFFTNKKSLLFLNLCVLFIVSIWIWTFVSIKSNLINIGGSASADLVLQKLIKEYQKQTNKKFNYSSTGSGAGARNVINQTYSIGFVSKSQNDLSIPKEIRNNLYDDLTEFKKINDELSKKQVFNHLKTLKDKYHYIDFVKDSIVFVYNIKNTGLTNQQIDQIKFNVLNNKISSDSQKALHKIYTNNKQSDLISWKEFYKLLTNKDENNISSLIKVRPYSTNSGSGTRSSFEQISGLKDNNKKIGQAVNEYNSNGAIFTQLDASDGSFGFVSMQYAQDLKKYPNLRSVIIKQNNQEWNLNKRSDNLLTYPLSRPFVALYKFTDNQKLNDDILDFVYWFSYSNDQKVKKIYDHLGLIRKISN; encoded by the coding sequence ATGCAAAAAATTAAAAAATCAGACAATAAAACCAAAAAGCAATTTAAGCATTTTTTTACAAATAAAAAGTCTTTATTATTTTTAAATCTTTGTGTGCTTTTTATTGTTTCAATCTGAATATGAACTTTTGTTTCAATTAAATCTAATTTAATTAATATTGGTGGTAGTGCTAGTGCTGATTTAGTACTACAAAAATTAATTAAAGAATATCAAAAACAAACTAATAAGAAGTTTAATTATTCTTCAACTGGTTCTGGAGCTGGTGCTAGAAATGTAATTAATCAAACTTATAGTATTGGATTTGTTTCAAAATCTCAAAATGATCTTTCAATTCCAAAAGAAATTAGAAATAATTTATATGATGATCTAACTGAGTTTAAAAAAATTAATGATGAATTATCAAAAAAACAAGTTTTTAATCATTTAAAAACTCTTAAAGATAAATACCATTACATTGATTTTGTAAAAGATTCAATTGTGTTTGTTTATAATATTAAAAATACAGGTTTAACAAATCAACAAATTGATCAAATTAAGTTCAATGTTTTAAATAATAAAATTAGTAGTGATTCTCAAAAAGCATTACATAAAATTTATACAAATAATAAACAATCTGATTTAATTAGTTGAAAAGAATTTTATAAACTACTAACTAATAAAGATGAAAATAATATTAGTAGTTTAATTAAAGTCAGACCATATTCAACAAATAGTGGATCTGGAACTAGAAGTTCATTTGAACAAATCTCAGGACTAAAAGACAATAATAAAAAAATTGGTCAGGCAGTTAATGAATATAATTCAAATGGAGCTATTTTTACACAACTAGATGCTTCTGATGGTTCATTTGGGTTTGTTTCTATGCAATATGCTCAAGATTTAAAAAAATATCCTAATTTAAGATCAGTAATTATTAAACAAAATAATCAAGAATGAAATTTAAATAAAAGAAGTGACAATCTGTTAACTTATCCATTAAGTAGACCTTTTGTTGCTTTATATAAATTTACAGATAATCAAAAATTAAATGATGATATTTTAGATTTTGTTTATTGATTTAGTTATTCAAATGATCAAAAGGTTAAAAAAATATATGATCATTTAGGTTTAATTAGAAAAATATCTAATTAG
- a CDS encoding Panacea domain-containing protein, producing the protein MYKKYSYKDISDWFLAKESMTHKKLQKLTYYAEAWSWALLKHGILNDTAFQAWIHGPVSPELWEVYKNYGWNDIPKKDLRNDYLFDEKTLDVLDAVWTTYGQKSGYELECLSHSEDPWKKARNGLLEFQPSNNVINSEDMKIYYTSIYNGD; encoded by the coding sequence ATGTATAAAAAATATAGTTATAAAGATATCTCAGATTGATTCTTAGCAAAAGAAAGTATGACTCATAAAAAATTACAAAAATTAACTTATTATGCTGAGGCTTGATCTTGAGCATTACTTAAACATGGTATTTTAAATGACACTGCCTTTCAAGCATGAATTCATGGTCCTGTTTCACCAGAATTATGAGAAGTTTATAAAAACTATGGCTGAAATGATATTCCTAAAAAAGATCTTAGAAATGATTATTTATTTGATGAAAAAACATTAGATGTATTAGATGCGGTTTGAACTACTTATGGTCAAAAATCAGGATATGAATTAGAATGCTTATCACATTCTGAAGATCCTTGAAAAAAGGCAAGAAATGGGTTACTTGAGTTTCAACCATCTAATAATGTAATTAATTCAGAAGATATGAAAATTTATTACACTAGCATTTATAATGGTGATTAA
- a CDS encoding MAG6450 family protein, which translates to MNKNKKILSNNSKISTSPKLFKKDIFFKIAIVHKLDNGFDFKSLTIEGIKEFHNFINEILNKKMTISQVENLYMRKTSNPFNNRTVDQQIEIREIHLGKNRQPFRLFGYFNDDNYFVLTKIDPNHLFHE; encoded by the coding sequence TTGAATAAAAATAAGAAAATATTATCTAATAATTCAAAAATAAGTACAAGCCCCAAGCTTTTCAAAAAAGATATTTTTTTCAAAATTGCAATTGTACATAAATTGGATAATGGGTTTGATTTTAAATCATTAACAATTGAAGGTATAAAAGAATTTCATAATTTTATAAATGAAATTTTAAATAAAAAGATGACCATTTCTCAAGTAGAAAATTTATATATGAGAAAGACTTCAAATCCATTTAATAATAGAACTGTAGATCAGCAAATTGAAATTCGTGAAATCCATTTAGGAAAAAATAGACAACCTTTTAGATTATTTGGTTATTTTAATGATGATAATTATTTTGTATTAACTAAAATAGATCCTAATCATCTTTTTCATGAATAA
- the rpmB gene encoding 50S ribosomal protein L28 — protein sequence MARRDALTGKSALSGQSRSHALNATKRKWNLNLQKVRVMDENGSVFNIKVSARTLRTLKKQEKIV from the coding sequence ATGGCAAGAAGAGATGCATTAACTGGTAAAAGTGCTTTATCAGGTCAATCAAGATCACACGCATTAAATGCAACTAAAAGAAAATGAAACTTAAATCTACAAAAGGTTAGAGTAATGGATGAAAATGGTAGTGTATTTAATATCAAAGTATCTGCTAGAACATTAAGAACTCTAAAAAAACAAGAAAAAATCGTTTAA
- a CDS encoding DAK2 domain-containing protein produces MKKLELLKNMITSGVNNLYNHYPQIDKLNVFPVPDGDTGTNMNLTATNGYNEVIDVEYESIGKFLSAFSRGLIMGARGNSGVIFSQIIKGLSLGMNNAKELSVSEWKSGFSKASEIAYKAVMKPVEGTILTVIRETSEKVSQLADDTDIKDFWKQVVKNANQSLENTPNLLPLLKEVGVVDSGGYGLVKFLEGIEYYVLNDQIVNKLDKLEVNNGGNIDMQIEEEFGYCTEAIVMLNDDWINKLQNSVIRDQLQIFGNTSIVVVVDNDILKVHTHSLSPGQVLQFLQQYGDFQTLKIENMNLQANKQVKNKDQKWKENSDIKTERKLINETAIISVVSSEKQKRYFEDELGIAFAINAGAKMNPSTEDFLQAIETVDAKTVFLLPNSSNVYLTAKQAEKIENKSKIYVIQTKTIQQGMVAALSFDPSLTASKNYSYLSKSFRNVVSFNITKAEKNTTYNGIEIQKDNLLAIVDNNIIGAEQTLEAIFDKQLSKYIKSKTEIITIFVGGETNEQDLVQLRKFLDEGYDVEYEIVDGGQETYNLLIAIE; encoded by the coding sequence ATGAAAAAATTAGAATTATTAAAAAACATGATCACAAGTGGAGTTAATAATCTATACAATCATTATCCACAAATAGATAAATTAAATGTCTTTCCAGTTCCTGATGGAGATACTGGAACTAATATGAATCTTACTGCTACAAATGGTTATAATGAAGTCATTGATGTTGAATATGAAAGCATTGGCAAATTCTTATCAGCTTTTTCTAGAGGACTAATAATGGGAGCTAGAGGTAATTCTGGAGTTATTTTTAGTCAAATTATTAAAGGTTTATCACTTGGAATGAATAATGCTAAAGAATTATCTGTAAGTGAATGAAAATCTGGATTTAGTAAAGCTAGTGAAATTGCTTATAAAGCTGTTATGAAACCAGTTGAAGGAACAATTTTAACAGTTATCAGAGAAACTAGTGAAAAAGTTAGCCAACTTGCTGATGATACTGATATTAAAGATTTTTGAAAACAAGTAGTTAAAAACGCTAATCAATCTTTAGAAAATACACCAAACTTATTACCATTATTAAAAGAAGTTGGGGTTGTTGATTCTGGTGGTTATGGATTAGTTAAGTTTTTAGAAGGTATTGAATACTACGTTTTAAATGATCAAATTGTTAACAAACTAGATAAATTAGAAGTTAATAACGGTGGAAATATTGATATGCAAATTGAAGAAGAATTTGGATATTGTACTGAAGCTATTGTTATGTTAAATGATGATTGAATTAATAAATTACAAAACTCAGTCATTAGAGATCAATTACAAATTTTTGGAAATACTTCTATAGTTGTAGTTGTTGATAATGATATTTTAAAAGTACATACTCACTCGCTTTCACCAGGTCAAGTTTTACAATTTTTACAACAATATGGAGATTTTCAAACTCTAAAAATTGAAAACATGAACTTACAAGCTAATAAGCAAGTAAAAAATAAAGATCAAAAATGAAAAGAAAACTCAGATATTAAAACTGAAAGAAAACTTATTAATGAAACTGCAATTATTTCAGTAGTTTCTAGTGAAAAACAAAAACGTTATTTTGAAGATGAATTAGGAATTGCTTTTGCAATTAATGCAGGAGCAAAAATGAATCCTTCAACTGAAGACTTTTTACAAGCAATAGAAACAGTTGATGCTAAAACAGTATTTTTACTACCAAATAGTAGTAATGTTTATTTAACTGCAAAACAAGCTGAAAAAATAGAAAATAAATCAAAAATTTATGTAATTCAAACTAAAACTATTCAACAAGGAATGGTTGCTGCTTTAAGTTTTGATCCTTCATTAACAGCTTCAAAAAATTACTCATATCTATCTAAATCATTTAGAAATGTAGTTTCATTTAATATTACTAAAGCTGAAAAAAATACAACTTATAATGGAATTGAAATTCAAAAAGATAATTTATTAGCAATTGTTGATAATAATATTATTGGAGCTGAACAAACATTAGAAGCAATTTTTGATAAACAGCTATCAAAATATATTAAAAGTAAAACTGAAATTATTACAATTTTTGTTGGTGGAGAAACTAATGAACAAGATTTAGTTCAACTAAGAAAATTCTTAGATGAAGGTTATGATGTTGAATATGAAATTGTTGATGGTGGTCAAGAAACTTATAATTTATTAATAGCAATAGAATAA
- the plsX gene encoding phosphate acyltransferase PlsX: MYKIAFDVMGSDLGSLTAIKAASEFIKEHDDLYLVLVGDETEINQALQQTPIDKTKYEIFPTTQVIDMNGSILDIRRKKDASIIRTLELVRDQKVDGMLTGGNSAAFIGAAHFILGELNNIVRAGFMPTMPNAKNKLTLLLDVGANSENTPEDLVNYAKMANIYYKEVLKNPNASIGLLNIGTEKSKGLELQKQTFKQLEELKNINFIGNVESRDVLTGNVDIIVTDGYSGNICLKACEGAAKVLLTEIKKEITSSFIKKLASLVLKKSFKNVAAKFDYRNHAGAILLGVKGICFKSHGSSDVRSFKATLRMTLDAIKNDIVKKIEKGLIENEY; this comes from the coding sequence ATGTATAAAATAGCTTTTGATGTAATGGGTTCTGATTTAGGAAGTTTAACAGCTATAAAAGCAGCTAGTGAATTTATAAAAGAACATGATGATTTATATTTAGTTTTAGTTGGAGATGAAACTGAAATTAATCAAGCTTTACAACAAACTCCAATAGATAAAACAAAATATGAAATTTTTCCAACAACTCAAGTAATTGATATGAATGGATCAATTTTAGATATTAGAAGAAAAAAAGATGCATCTATTATTAGAACTTTAGAACTTGTAAGAGATCAAAAAGTTGATGGAATGTTAACAGGTGGAAATTCAGCTGCTTTTATAGGTGCTGCACATTTTATTTTAGGTGAACTAAATAACATCGTTCGTGCTGGATTTATGCCAACAATGCCTAATGCTAAAAATAAATTAACTTTACTATTAGATGTTGGTGCAAATAGTGAAAATACACCTGAAGATCTAGTAAATTATGCAAAAATGGCAAATATTTATTATAAAGAAGTATTAAAAAATCCAAATGCTTCTATTGGGTTATTAAATATTGGAACTGAAAAATCAAAAGGTCTAGAATTACAAAAACAAACTTTTAAACAATTAGAAGAATTAAAAAATATTAATTTTATTGGAAATGTTGAATCTAGAGATGTATTAACTGGTAATGTTGATATTATTGTAACTGATGGTTATAGCGGAAATATTTGTTTAAAGGCTTGTGAAGGTGCTGCTAAAGTTTTATTAACTGAAATTAAAAAAGAGATTACTTCATCATTTATTAAAAAACTAGCTAGTTTAGTTTTAAAAAAATCATTTAAAAATGTTGCTGCTAAATTTGATTATAGAAATCACGCTGGAGCTATTTTATTAGGTGTTAAAGGAATTTGTTTTAAATCTCATGGTTCAAGTGATGTTAGATCATTTAAAGCAACATTAAGAATGACACTTGATGCAATCAAAAATGACATTGTTAAAAAAATAGAAAAAGGATTAATAGAAAATGAATATTAA
- a CDS encoding Asp23/Gls24 family envelope stress response protein: MSTIDEFVVQTIREAVITVPGVVGLANFSANNKKDLSTNDIHKAIEFVIDKNIQHFKIHVILLYGVNILDILKEIQIRIKYELEKNFKNNIEHKVDVIVEDLI, encoded by the coding sequence GTGAGTACAATTGATGAATTTGTTGTTCAAACAATAAGAGAAGCCGTTATTACAGTACCTGGTGTAGTAGGGCTTGCTAACTTTTCAGCAAACAATAAAAAAGACCTGTCTACAAACGACATTCACAAAGCTATTGAATTTGTAATAGATAAAAATATACAGCACTTTAAAATTCATGTTATTTTACTTTATGGAGTTAATATTTTAGATATTTTAAAAGAAATTCAGATTCGCATTAAATATGAATTAGAAAAGAATTTTAAAAATAATATTGAACATAAAGTTGATGTAATTGTTGAAGATTTAATCTAA
- the rnc gene encoding ribonuclease III: MNIKNFFEKYNIKINNEKLFNEALTHNSYANEHKLKYSYQRLEFLGDAILQMYVSRFLFFNYSKLSEGELTRLRASTVREETLFRVAKDINLGALVKLGHGEYITKGYEKPSILADVFEALTAAIYLDQKEDGLVTWLDQTLFKYIKDSNFINDTKDFKSELQELLQSEKRSDLKYIIEKEDFFANENKILYTVSVNLNGQKFGVGKGFSKQEAEQNAASDCLSKLKKPTSN, translated from the coding sequence ATGAATATTAAAAACTTTTTTGAAAAATATAACATAAAGATTAATAATGAAAAACTCTTTAATGAAGCTTTAACTCATAATTCTTATGCTAATGAACATAAATTAAAATATTCTTATCAAAGATTGGAATTTTTAGGTGATGCAATTTTACAAATGTATGTATCAAGATTTTTATTTTTTAATTATTCTAAATTAAGTGAAGGTGAATTAACTAGACTAAGAGCAAGTACAGTAAGAGAAGAAACTTTATTTAGAGTTGCAAAAGATATTAATTTAGGTGCATTAGTAAAGTTAGGGCATGGTGAATATATTACTAAAGGTTATGAAAAACCATCAATTTTAGCTGATGTGTTTGAAGCTTTAACTGCTGCTATTTATTTAGATCAAAAAGAAGATGGATTAGTAACTTGATTAGATCAGACTTTGTTTAAATATATTAAAGATTCTAATTTTATTAATGATACAAAAGATTTTAAATCTGAATTACAAGAATTATTACAATCAGAAAAAAGAAGTGATTTAAAATACATTATTGAAAAAGAAGATTTTTTTGCTAATGAAAACAAAATCTTATATACAGTTAGTGTTAATTTAAATGGTCAAAAATTTGGAGTAGGTAAAGGTTTTTCAAAACAAGAAGCAGAACAAAATGCTGCTAGTGATTGTTTATCAAAACTAAAAAAACCAACAAGCAATTAA
- the pstB gene encoding phosphate ABC transporter ATP-binding protein PstB — protein MNNEQLITNTKPKKEPLKTAIEIKDFNFFYNKGKTQSLFNINMEIKEKSITTFIGPSGCGKTTLLKSINRLNDLIDGVKMSGVIKIFDKDIFDKDIDITKLRTEVGMVFQKPNPFPISIYDNVVYGLRSLGIKDKKILDQICEESLVKAALWDEVKDILTSPALGLSGGQQQRLCIARAIAMKPKILLMDEPTSALDPIATLKVEELVLDLKKDYTIVMVTHSLQQATRISDYTGYFLKGELVEFNKTKKIFTNPKDRRTENYISGRYE, from the coding sequence ATGAATAATGAACAATTAATAACTAATACAAAACCAAAAAAAGAACCTTTAAAAACTGCTATTGAAATTAAAGATTTTAACTTTTTTTATAACAAAGGAAAAACCCAATCTTTATTTAATATAAATATGGAAATTAAAGAAAAATCAATTACTACATTTATAGGACCTTCAGGTTGTGGTAAAACCACATTATTAAAATCTATTAATCGATTAAATGATTTGATTGATGGAGTAAAAATGTCTGGAGTTATTAAAATTTTTGATAAAGATATTTTTGATAAAGATATTGATATTACAAAATTAAGAACTGAAGTTGGAATGGTATTTCAAAAACCTAATCCATTTCCAATTTCTATTTATGATAATGTTGTTTATGGATTACGTTCTTTAGGAATTAAAGATAAAAAAATCTTAGATCAAATTTGTGAAGAATCATTAGTTAAAGCTGCTTTATGAGATGAAGTTAAAGATATTTTAACTTCACCAGCTTTAGGATTATCTGGTGGACAGCAACAAAGATTATGTATAGCTAGAGCAATAGCTATGAAACCAAAAATTTTATTAATGGATGAACCAACAAGTGCACTAGATCCTATTGCTACTTTAAAAGTAGAAGAATTAGTTTTAGATCTAAAAAAAGATTATACAATTGTTATGGTAACTCACTCTTTACAACAAGCTACAAGAATAAGTGATTATACAGGATACTTTTTAAAAGGTGAATTAGTTGAATTTAATAAAACTAAAAAAATCTTTACAAACCCAAAAGATAGAAGAACTGAAAATTATATATCAGGTAGATATGAATAG
- the pstA gene encoding phosphate ABC transporter permease PstA: MLFKKITNNVQFRMIKQKKETSFVCLKSIIITLTIFVLLALVILLGFVMIKTNVLFNKQSFFEFVFGKNWSPDSKEFGILTITLMTLILIFISMLIAVPLTIFTSFFISEYLTLKSQKVTITIIKLLAGIPSVVFGLFAREQIGALFKLMGASSNDNLMVASLTMAFMAIPIMISLSYDAIKSVPFIYRDASLALGISKEKTTFNIIRKSATPKIISAVILGMARVIGETMAIMMIAGNSTAWFDTNNGVSGFLFSSIRTLSSTIGLEMLENSSSLHESALYAIGMFLFILVFIINLLILFVSNKNSISKKIHLVLFKNKKTHKIKHIKLYQKQTLNQIITNRAENKLFKKIYSTIMLVLMWLSISFVIMFTFWIVFTTIFNGLSSLKYSEAFLTIEGEDGIFAAILTTLLLILCTLLFAIPLALACAIYLSEFANKNSYFAKFFRFLLNLAASTPSIIFGIFGLSVFIIYLKLPFSIFSASITMTIVVLPMLIKNFEDALTSVPLSYREAAIALGLSKTKTLFKIVLPNALQAIITGTILAMARIIGESAPIYLTLGTAIKYPDRGFLSSGSTLTTGIYKIASESAPGQGNDIAWLMSLITIIFVLTLNLSSSKLSLLLVKTNKKVKFEFKQIYKNFINKQFYKTQLNLFKNSLKQFIKSLKKYLNITNLFKEIKKTIKYKKEYKKLKKRDNNYE, encoded by the coding sequence ATGTTATTTAAAAAAATAACAAATAATGTTCAGTTTCGAATGATAAAACAAAAAAAAGAAACTAGTTTTGTTTGTTTAAAATCTATTATTATTACATTAACTATTTTTGTTTTACTAGCATTAGTTATTTTATTAGGTTTTGTAATGATTAAAACTAATGTTTTATTTAATAAACAATCTTTTTTTGAATTTGTATTTGGTAAAAATTGAAGTCCAGATTCTAAAGAATTTGGAATACTAACTATAACATTAATGACATTGATTTTAATTTTTATTTCAATGTTAATTGCTGTACCTTTAACAATTTTTACAAGTTTTTTTATTTCAGAATATTTAACATTAAAATCTCAAAAAGTTACAATAACAATTATTAAATTACTAGCTGGTATTCCTAGTGTTGTTTTTGGGTTGTTTGCAAGAGAACAAATTGGGGCTTTATTTAAACTAATGGGAGCTTCAAGTAATGATAATTTAATGGTAGCTTCTTTAACTATGGCTTTTATGGCAATACCAATTATGATTAGTTTAAGTTATGATGCTATTAAATCTGTTCCTTTTATTTATAGAGATGCTTCACTTGCTTTAGGAATTTCAAAAGAAAAAACAACATTTAATATTATTAGAAAATCAGCAACACCAAAAATTATTTCAGCTGTTATTTTAGGAATGGCTAGAGTAATTGGTGAAACTATGGCTATAATGATGATTGCTGGTAATTCAACTGCTTGATTTGATACAAACAATGGAGTTTCTGGATTTTTATTTTCATCAATTAGAACATTATCTTCAACTATTGGATTAGAAATGTTAGAAAATAGTAGTAGTTTACATGAATCTGCATTATATGCTATTGGAATGTTTTTATTTATTTTAGTATTTATTATTAATCTTTTGATTTTATTTGTTTCAAATAAAAATTCAATTTCAAAAAAAATTCATTTAGTTTTATTTAAAAATAAAAAAACTCATAAAATAAAGCATATTAAACTTTATCAAAAACAAACACTAAATCAAATTATTACTAATAGAGCTGAAAACAAATTATTTAAAAAGATTTATTCAACTATTATGTTAGTTTTAATGTGACTATCAATTAGTTTTGTAATTATGTTTACTTTTTGAATAGTATTTACAACTATATTTAATGGGCTATCAAGTTTAAAATATAGTGAAGCATTTTTAACTATTGAAGGTGAAGATGGAATATTTGCAGCCATTCTAACTACATTATTATTAATATTATGTACGTTATTATTTGCTATACCTTTAGCTTTAGCTTGTGCTATTTATCTTAGTGAGTTTGCTAATAAAAATTCTTATTTTGCTAAGTTTTTTAGATTTTTATTAAATCTAGCAGCTTCAACTCCATCAATTATTTTTGGAATTTTTGGATTATCTGTATTTATTATTTATTTAAAATTACCTTTTTCAATTTTTTCAGCATCAATTACAATGACAATTGTTGTTTTACCAATGTTGATTAAAAATTTTGAAGATGCTTTAACTTCAGTTCCACTTTCATATAGAGAAGCCGCTATTGCTTTAGGGTTAAGTAAAACTAAAACTTTATTTAAAATAGTTTTACCAAATGCCTTACAAGCAATTATTACTGGAACTATTTTAGCTATGGCTAGAATTATTGGTGAATCAGCTCCTATTTATTTAACTTTAGGTACAGCTATTAAATATCCAGATAGAGGATTTTTATCTTCAGGATCAACTTTAACTACAGGAATTTATAAAATAGCTAGTGAATCAGCTCCTGGTCAAGGTAATGATATTGCTTGATTAATGTCATTAATTACAATTATTTTTGTTTTAACTTTAAATTTATCAAGTTCTAAACTTTCATTATTACTAGTTAAAACTAATAAAAAAGTAAAATTTGAATTTAAACAAATTTATAAAAACTTTATCAATAAACAATTTTATAAAACACAACTTAATTTATTTAAAAACAGTTTAAAGCAGTTTATTAAAAGTTTAAAAAAATATCTTAACATCACTAATTTATTTAAAGAAATTAAAAAAACTATTAAATATAAAAAAGAATATAAAAAACTTAAAAAAAGAGATAACAATTATGAATAA